In Brettanomyces bruxellensis chromosome 8, complete sequence, a genomic segment contains:
- a CDS encoding uncharacterized protein (BUSCO:EOG092653VU), producing MLPCLLTKYAKGSLRPRFTYFASLQYSTKPITKKIWGPKYNYDDLAIYLMAIPITTKHSYIFSRYSEKALLGGKPSLEARIVNKFANLWNRMETSEKSMNKKIVKVLNKWLASIPWIETSLKSLPSKKNINRFTKAEDKPVSHHEIVRSNIKPDDLKSIPLFYPANLLSMDKIVGQISPDLGLLYRRHKKLLLHDILLLPLTIPIILIPIVPNIPGFYLTYRAYCHWKVLLGISHLKYLLETGNHLVPEEIQMEDVYKVTSDIQCKDNVKHCIEVGDEPESLVISEDIVPAICNSFGVPGLTGNILTAIRQERKRLKEGAPEFPWKDQLDK from the coding sequence ATGCTACCGTGTCTTCTTACCAAGTATGCCAAGGGCAGCTTAAGACCCAGATTTACATATTTTGCAAGCTTACAATATAGTACAAAACCTATTACAAAGAAGATATGGGGTCCTAAGTATAATTATGATGATCTTGCTATATACTTAATGGCCATCCCAATTACTACCAAACATTCGTACATTTTCTCGAGGTATTCGGAGAAGGCTCTCTTGGGAGGGAAACCATCGTTGGAAGCAAGGATTGTGAATAAATTTGCAAATCTTTGGAATAGGATGGAAACTTCTGAAAAATcaatgaataaaaagatAGTAAAGGTGCTGAACAAGTGGTTAGCAAGCATTCCTTGGATCGAAACTTCATTGAAATCATTACcatcaaagaagaatattaaTAGATTTACAAAAGCAGAGGACAAACCTGTCAGTCATCATGAAATTGTTCGGTCAAACATTAAACCTGATGATTTGAAATCAATACCATTATTCTATCCTGCAAATCTACTCAGTATGGATAAAATTGTCGGACAAATCAGCCCAGATCTGGGACTTCTTTACCGAAGACACAAGAAATTGCTTCTACAcgatattcttcttttgccCTTGACAATTCCAATCATTCTTATTCCTATTGTTCCAAATATCCCTGGGTTTTACTTAACATACAGGGCATACTGTCATTGGAAGGTTCTCTTGGGAATTTCacatttaaaatatttattggaAACAGGTAATCATCTTGTTCCGGAGGAAATTCAAATGGAAGATGTGTACAAAGTAACGTCCGATATTCAATGTAAAGACAATGTTAAACACTGTATCGAGGTTGGCGATGAACCAGAAAGTCTCGTTATATCTGAAGACATTGTTCCAGCCATATGCAACTCTTTTGGTGTGCCAGGGTTAACAGGTAATATACTTACTGCGATTAGACAAGAGAGAAAACGCTTGAAAGAAGGTGCTCCGGAATTTCCTTGGAAAGACCAActtgataaataa
- the LYS21_1 gene encoding homocitrate synthase lys21 yields the protein MATTQRSEDYQKVSEEPHKKVIKNPYGPNPGDYLSNVTSFKIIESTLREGEQFANAFFTTEKKIEIAKALDDFGADYIEVTSPCASEQCRKDCEAICNLGLRAKILTHIKCDMEAAKIAVDTGVDGVDIVIGASKYLRQHPHGKDMSYIAKAAIDVIEFIKSKGIEIRFSSEDSFRSNIVDLLNIYKSVNKIGVTRVGIADTVGCANPRQVYELVKTLKSVVSCDIECHFHNDTGCAIANSYTALEAGAKLVDVSVLGIGERNGITPLGGFMARMIAADREYVLSKYKLHKLRNLESLVADAVEVNIPFNNPITGFCAFTHKAGVHAKAMLANPHTYEILNPSDFGLSRYIQFASRLTGWNAIKARVEQLNLDLTDDQIKNVTGKIKKLGDVRALNIDDVDSIIKNYHADVHTPQVKPANGPSIPDKDEVLLDSVKKPRID from the exons ATGGCAACTACGCAACGGTCAG AGGATTATCAGAAAGTCAGCGAAGAACCGCATAAGAAGGTGATAAAGAACCCTTATGGACCTAATCCAGGAGATTATCTTTCTAACGTGACCTCTTTTAAGATTATTGAGTCAACGCTTAGAGAGGGAGAGCAATTTGctaatgcttttttcactactgaaaaaaaaatagagattGCTAAAGCTTTGGATGATTTCGGTGCGGATTATATTGAAGTGACCTCTCCATGCGCTTCTGAGCAATGCAGAAAAGACTGTGAGGCAATTTGTAACTTGGGATTGAGAGCTAAGATTTTGACGCATATTAAATGTGATATGGAAGCCGCTAAGATTGCTGTGGATACGGGTGTTGATGGTGTCGATATTGTTATTGGTGCCTCTAAGTACTTGAGACAGCATCCACACGGTAAAGATATGTCATATATTGCCAAGGCAGCTATCGATGTTATAGAATTTATTAAATCGAAGGGAATTGAGATTCGTTTCTCTTCGGAGGATTCTTTCCGTTCCAACATTGTTGATTTGTTAAACATTTACAAGTCGGTTAACAAGATCGGCGTCACTCGTGTTGGTATTGCAGATACTGTCGGATGTGCAAATCCAAGACAGGTGTATGAGTTAGTTAAGACTTTGAAGTCTGTCGTCTCCTGTGATATTGAATGTCATTTCCACAATGATACCGGATGTGCAATTGCTAATTCTTACACAGCCTTAGAGGCCGGAGCAAAGCTTGTGGACGTTTCCGTTCTTGGTATTGGTGAGAGAAATGGTATCACTCCATTGGGTGGATTTATGGCACGTATGATTGCCGCTGACAGAGAATATGTTCTGTCCAAGTATAAGCTTCATAAGCTCCGTAATTTGGAAAGTTTGGTTGCCGATGCTGTCGAGGTGAATATTCCGTTCAACAATCCAATTACTGGATTCTGTGCATTTACGCATAAAGCTGGTGTCCATGCCAAAGCCATGCTTGCTAACCCGCACACATATGAAATTCTTAATCCTTCAGACTTTGGTCTTTCCAGATACATTCAATTTGCCAGCAGGCTTACCGGTTGGAATGCTATCAAAGCCAGGGTTGAGCAATTGAACTTGGATTTGACAGATGATCAAATCAAGAATGTCACTGGTAAGATCAAGAAGCTTGGAGATGTCAGAGCTCTTAATATCGATGATGTTGATTCTATTATTAAGAATTATCATGCTGACGTTCACACTCCTCAAGTTAAGCCTGCGAATGGTCCCTCTATTCCAGATAAGGACGAAGTTTTGCTTGATAGTGTTAAGAAGCCAAGAATTGACTAA
- the PPH21 gene encoding protein phosphatase type 2A: MMDVDSDVQMDDAVDQRDATSQAVTENNENGMNAGDGDAVMTSTDSSLSQQEDTSTEVGKPIQQAPISTTDPTTKINTLDGWIDQLKQCKPLSESSVKELCDMAMEVLKDEENVQPVHVPVTICGDIHGQFHDLMELFKIGGPCPDTNYLFMGDYVDRGYYSVETVSFLVAMKVRYPKRITILRGNHESRQITQVYGFYDECFRKYGSANVWKMFTDLFDYLPITALVDNSIFCLHGGLSPMIETIDQVRELNRFQEVPHEGPMCDLLWSDPDDRGGWGISPRGAGFTFGQDISEQFNHTNGLSLTARAHQLVMEGYSWSHPDLVVTIFSAPNYCYRCGNQAAIMEVDENHNRDFLQYDPSIRPGEPTVTRKTPDYFL, translated from the coding sequence ATGATGGATGTTGATTCAGATGTTCAAATGGATGACGCTGTTGACCAGCGAGATGCTACTTCACAAGCGGTGACcgaaaacaatgaaaatggcATGAATGCAGGTGACGGAGATGCTGTTATGACGTCAACAGATTCCTCATTATCACAACAGGAAGACACATCAACGGAAGTGGGAAAACCAATACAACAGGCTCCGATCAGTACAACAGATCCAACGACCAAAATAAACACATTAGATGGTTGGATAGATCAGTTAAAACAATGTAAGCCGCTTTCAGAGAGTTCGGTTAAGGAATTATGCGACATGGCCATGGAAGTGCTAAAGGACGAGGAAAATGTTCAGCCAGTTCATGTTCCAGTGACTATTTGTGGTGATATTCATGGCCAATTTCATGACTTGATGGAACTCTTTAAAATTGGTGGTCCATGCCCAGATACAAATTATCTCTTTATGGGTGATTACGTGGATAGAGGGTACTACAGCGTTGAAACAGTCAGCTTTCTGGTTGCCATGAAGGTCAGATATCCAAAGAGAATCACGATCTTGAGGGGAAACCATGAAAGCAGGCAAATTACTCAGGTGTATGGATTTTACGATGAGTGCTTCAGGAAATATGGGTCAGCGAACGTTTGGAAGATGTTTACAGATCTTTTCGACTATCTTCCGATAACTGCATTAGTGGATAATTCTATATTTTGTCTACATGGTGGTTTGTCGCCTATGATTGAGACGATAGATCAAGTTCGTGAGCTTAATAGATTTCAGGAGGTTCCACACGAGGGTCCTATGTGCGATTTGCTATGGTCTGATCCAGATGATCGTGGTGGTTGGGGAATCTCACCTAGAGGTGCCGGATTCACCTTTGGACAGGATATCTCAGAGCAGTTTAATCATACAAACGGCCTATCGCTTACAGCAAGAGCCCATCAATTGGTCATGGAAGGTTACAGCTGGTCGCATCCAGACTTGGTGGTGACAATCTTTTCAGCCCCTAATTACTGTTACAGATGTGGTAATCAAGCTGCTATCATGGAGGTGGATGAAAATCACAACAGGGATTTCTTGCAGTATGATCCATCTATTAGACCAGGAGAACCTACCGTTACAAGAAAAACCCCGGATTACTTCTTATGA
- a CDS encoding uncharacterized protein (BUSCO:EOG09264KK7): protein MAEDLSKELVPEEVPGFKVGQKKTIEEYTKLDANDESLNKWKKSLGLNTGKPLPVAPGDKRTVIVLSMALNIKGQDPVIINLEKEDTESLKKKEIKFKIKENSIYNLVIRFKIQHDIITGLRYLQGVKKAGITVDRMDEPLGSYAPNTEDKPYYEKKFPDVEAPSGFLARGSYKALSKFIDDDKTTHLALPWSFQITK, encoded by the coding sequence ATGGCTGAAGATTTAAGCAAGGAACTTGTCCCTGAGGAAGTGCCTGGTTTCAAGGTTGGCCAGAAGAAAACTATTGAAGAATATACCAAGTTGGATGCCAATGACGAATCATTGaacaaatggaaaaaaagtctGGGTCTTAACACGGGTAAGCCTTTGCCCGTTGCACCTGGGGATAAAAGAACTGTTATTGTCCTTTCCATGGCTTTGAACATAAAGGGTCAGGATCCGGTAATTATTAATttagagaaagaagatacGGAgtctttgaaaaagaaagagatcaAGTTTAAGATTAAGGAAAACTCGATATACAATCTAGTGATCCGGTTTAAAATACAGCATGACATCATTACTGGTCTTCGCTACCTTCAAGGTGTGAAGAAGGCAGGTATTACCGTTGATCGTATGGATGAGCCTCTAGGGTCATATGCACCAAACACAGAGGATAAACCATATTATGAGAAAAAATTCCCTGATGTTGAGGCACCTTCTGGATTTTTGGCCAGGGGATCTTATAAGGCTTTGTCCAAGTTTATCGACGACGATAAAACAACACACCTGGCTCTTCCATGGAGCTTCCAAATTACAAAATAA
- the RPS0 gene encoding structural constituent of ribosome has protein sequence MVDFSLTEDDLKLLIAANAHLGSKNTNIHQIPYIYKTRPDGVNVINPNKTWEKIVLAARIIAAIPNPSDVVAVSSRTLGQRAVLKFASHTGATPIAGRFTPGSFTNYITRSFKEPRLLIVTDPRTDAQAIKEASYVNIPVIALSDCDSPSEFVDVAIPCNNKGKHSIGLLWWLLAREVLRLRGTIPDRTQPWSVMPDLYFYRDPEEPIVEAAPEYEAEEEEEEATTETAEAEWTAEPTAADWAQTSNGDWAAEGAEGAEAVETAAAASSW, from the exons ATGGTTGACTTTTCATTGACTGAGGACGACTTGAAGCTCTTGATTGCAGCTAACGCTCATCTTGGCTCAAAGAACACTAAC ATTCACCAAATTCCATACATCTACAAGACTAGACCAGATGGTGTCAACGTGATCAACCCAAACAAGACTTGGGAGAAAATTGTTCTTGCCGCTAGAATTATTGCAGCTATTCCAAACCCATCGGACGTTGTTGCAGTTTCTTCAAGAACTTTGGGACAAAGAGCTGTTTTGAAGTTTGCTTCCCATACCGGTGCTACTCCAATTGCTGGTAGATTCACTCCAGGTTCTTTCACCAACTACATCACTAGATCCTTCAAGGAGCCAAGACTTCTTATTGTGACAGACCCAAGAACTGACGCACAGGCCATCAAGGAGGCTTCATATGTTAACATCCCTGTTATTGCCTTGTCAGATTGTGATTCTCCTTCCGAATTCGTTGATGTCGCTATTCCATGCAACAACAAGGGTAAGCACTCAATCGGTTTGTTGTGGTGGTTGCTTGCCAGAGAGGTTCTTAGACTAAGAGGCACTATTCCCGACAGAACCCAGCCATGGAGTGTTATGCCTGACTTGTACTTCTACAGAGACCCAGAGGAACCTATTGTTGAGGCTGCTCCAGAGTACGAGGccgaggaagaagaggaagaggcTACTACCGAGACTGCTGAGGCTGAGTGGACTGCTGAGCCAACTGCTGCTGACTGGGCTCAGACTTCTAACGGGGATTGGGCTGCTGAAGGTGCTGAAGGTGCTGAGGCTGTTGAgactgctgctgctgcctcATCATGGTAA